The Brenneria rubrifaciens genome has a window encoding:
- the lrhA gene encoding transcriptional regulator LrhA has product MTNANRPVLNLDLDLLRTFVAVADLNTFAAAAVAVCRTQSAVSQQMQRLEQLIGKELFARHGRNKQLTEHGIQFLGYARKILQFNDEACISLMYSDIQGTLTIGASDDTVDTLLPYILHRITSVFPKLSIAVSVKRSAEMLEMLQDGKIDLVITTMNSAGFPHVLLRSSPTLWYCAADYQFRPEEPVSLVVLDEPSPFRTLAMERLKAAGIPWKVSYVASTLSAVRAAVKAGLGVTVRSVEMMSPELKVLGATDGLPILPETRYFLCKSPHHEKDLATAIFNVIESGNTSHVIPVATAQEERG; this is encoded by the coding sequence ATGACCAATGCAAATCGACCAGTACTTAATCTCGATCTCGATCTATTGAGAACGTTTGTCGCTGTTGCAGATTTAAACACTTTTGCAGCCGCAGCTGTTGCTGTATGCCGGACCCAATCGGCTGTCAGCCAGCAAATGCAACGTTTAGAGCAGCTCATCGGAAAAGAGTTGTTTGCCCGTCATGGGCGCAATAAGCAGTTAACCGAACACGGTATCCAGTTTCTGGGGTATGCGAGAAAAATATTGCAATTCAATGATGAGGCTTGTATTTCATTAATGTATAGCGATATTCAGGGGACACTGACAATCGGTGCTTCTGATGATACCGTGGATACCCTTCTCCCTTATATTTTACACCGGATAACTTCTGTTTTTCCGAAATTATCGATAGCGGTAAGCGTAAAGCGCAGTGCGGAAATGTTGGAAATGCTACAAGACGGAAAGATTGATCTGGTGATTACCACGATGAATAGCGCTGGCTTTCCCCATGTTTTATTACGTAGTTCACCAACGTTATGGTATTGCGCGGCAGATTATCAATTCAGACCCGAAGAACCGGTTTCGCTTGTCGTATTGGATGAACCGAGTCCTTTCCGTACATTAGCCATGGAAAGACTGAAAGCGGCGGGGATTCCGTGGAAGGTTTCTTATGTGGCCTCAACGTTGTCGGCAGTACGTGCTGCGGTTAAGGCCGGCCTTGGGGTAACGGTTCGTTCGGTTGAGATGATGAGCCCGGAGTTGAAGGTGCTCGGCGCAACGGACGGTTTACCCATACTGCCTGAAACCCGTTATTTTCTGTGCAAAAGTCCGCACCATGAAAAAGATCTGGCAACGGCAATCTTTAATGTAATTGAGTCAGGGAATACATCACATGTGATTCCTGTTGCAACTGCACAGGAGGAACGGGGGTGA
- a CDS encoding pyridoxal phosphate-dependent aminotransferase: MSPIEKSKKLENVCYDIRGPVLKEAKRLEEEGNKVLKLNIGNPAPFGFEAPDEILVDVIRNLPTAQGYCDSKGLYSARKAIVQHYQARDMRDITVEDVYIGNGVSELIVQSMQALLNSGDEMLVPAPDYPLWTAAVSLSNGNAVHYLCDEEAGWFPDLNDIRKKITPRTRGIVIINPNNPTGAVYSKALLLEIVAIAREHNLIIFADEIYDKILYDDAQHHSIAALAPDLLTVTFNGLSKTYRVAGFRQGWMVLNGPKQHATGYIEGLEMLASMRLCANVPMQHAIQTAIGGYQSINEFIQPGGRLYEQRNRAWELINQIPGVSCVKPSGALYMFPRIDAKRFNIHDDQKLVLDLLLQEKVLLVQGTAFNWPHPDHVRIVTLPRIDELDMAVLKLGRFLEGYHQ; encoded by the coding sequence ATGTCTCCAATTGAAAAATCCAAGAAGCTGGAGAACGTTTGTTATGACATTCGTGGTCCAGTTCTGAAAGAAGCCAAACGTCTTGAAGAAGAAGGTAATAAAGTACTCAAGCTAAACATTGGTAACCCAGCGCCTTTCGGCTTTGAAGCCCCAGACGAAATCCTCGTTGACGTTATCCGCAATTTACCGACAGCGCAAGGGTACTGTGACTCCAAAGGACTGTATTCCGCGCGTAAGGCCATTGTCCAGCACTACCAGGCCCGAGATATGCGCGATATTACCGTTGAAGATGTCTATATTGGCAACGGTGTTTCCGAACTGATTGTGCAATCAATGCAAGCTCTGCTGAACAGCGGCGACGAAATGCTGGTCCCCGCGCCGGATTATCCGCTGTGGACGGCTGCCGTGTCACTTTCTAACGGGAATGCCGTACATTATCTCTGCGACGAAGAAGCCGGTTGGTTCCCCGATCTGAATGACATCCGTAAAAAAATCACGCCGCGTACCCGCGGTATTGTCATCATCAATCCTAATAACCCGACAGGCGCGGTGTATAGCAAAGCGCTGTTGCTGGAAATCGTGGCAATCGCCCGCGAACATAACCTGATTATTTTCGCCGACGAAATTTATGACAAAATTCTCTACGATGATGCCCAGCACCATTCTATTGCGGCGCTGGCGCCTGACCTGCTGACCGTCACCTTCAACGGTTTATCAAAAACTTACCGCGTTGCCGGTTTCCGACAGGGCTGGATGGTCTTGAATGGGCCTAAGCAGCATGCCACGGGCTATATCGAAGGGTTGGAAATGCTGGCGTCAATGCGCCTGTGTGCAAATGTGCCAATGCAGCACGCCATTCAAACTGCGATTGGCGGCTATCAAAGTATCAACGAATTTATCCAGCCCGGCGGGCGTTTGTATGAACAGCGTAACCGCGCCTGGGAACTGATCAATCAAATCCCCGGCGTATCCTGCGTCAAACCCAGCGGTGCGCTCTATATGTTCCCGCGTATTGATGCCAAACGCTTCAATATCCATGACGACCAGAAGCTGGTGCTGGATCTGCTGTTGCAGGAAAAAGTGTTGCTGGTACAAGGAACCGCATTTAACTGGCCCCATCCGGATCACGTCCGTATTGTGACACTGCCACGCATCGACGAACTTGATATGGCCGTCCTCAAACTCGGACGTTTTCTTGAGGGTTATCACCAATAG
- the yfbR gene encoding 5'-deoxynucleotidase, with protein sequence MNQSHFFAHLSRLKLISRWPLMRNVRTENVSEHSLQVAFVAHALAVIKNRKFNGDMNAERIALLAMYHDASEVLTGDMPTPIKYYNAQIAHEYKKIEKIAQQKLIAMLPDELQQDYRSLLDGQYTSEDERAIVKQADALCAYLKCLEELSAGNTEFTLAKARLEKTLQLRNSPEMDYFMEVFIPSFSLSLDEISQDSPL encoded by the coding sequence ATGAATCAGAGTCACTTTTTTGCTCACTTATCCCGTCTGAAACTGATTAGCCGCTGGCCGCTGATGCGAAACGTTCGCACAGAAAATGTCTCTGAGCACAGTTTGCAGGTGGCTTTTGTCGCCCATGCTCTAGCCGTGATTAAAAACCGAAAATTCAATGGCGATATGAATGCAGAACGCATTGCGCTACTGGCCATGTACCATGATGCCAGCGAAGTGTTGACGGGCGATATGCCTACCCCGATCAAGTATTACAATGCGCAAATTGCTCATGAGTACAAAAAAATTGAGAAGATCGCCCAGCAAAAACTGATCGCGATGCTTCCTGATGAATTGCAGCAGGACTACCGTTCGCTTCTGGATGGGCAATATACCAGCGAGGACGAACGAGCGATTGTCAAACAGGCCGATGCGCTTTGCGCCTACCTGAAATGTTTGGAAGAGTTGTCTGCGGGCAACACGGAGTTTACATTGGCTAAAGCCCGGTTGGAGAAAACGTTACAGCTACGGAATAGCCCGGAAATGGACTATTTTATGGAGGTCTTTATTCCAAGTTTTAGCCTGTCATTGGATGAAATCAGCCAGGACTCTCCGCTGTAA
- a CDS encoding SLC13 family permease, translating to MNSELLWVLSLLLIAVVLFTTNKLRMDVVALLVIIAFVLSGTLTLPQALVGFSDPNVILIAALFVIGEGLVRTGVAYQVGDWLVRAAGSSELKMLLLLMVTVAILGAFMSSTGVVAIFIPVVLNVSARMKTSPGRLMMPLSFAGLISGMMTLVATPPNMVVSSELIREGIEGFSFFSVTPIGMVVLLIGVAYMTAARYWLSSAETEASKDVWKRKTFRDLIRDYKLTGRARRLAILPGSPLIGHRLDDLRLRQRYGANIVGIERWRKFRRVMVSVAGNTELCLNDVLLIDMSASEVDLREFCTSQRLEPMVLRGEYFSEQARDVGMAEVSLIPDSELLGKTLYEVGFRSRYGLSVVGIRRNGEAMEGVLADEKLQLGDILLVIGDWRMIRQLHTQKNNFLLLNLPAEVDAVTPALSQAPHALFCLALMVAMMLTDEIPNAIAALIACLLMGKFRCIDMEGAYRAIHWPSIILIVGMMPFALALQQTGGVTLIVNALMDVAGGAGPHVMLVCIFVLCAVIGLFISNTATAVLMAPIAIAAAKQMGVSPYPFAMIIAIAASAAFMTPVSSPVNTLVLVAGGYKFSDFIRIGVPFTLLVMVVSVMMVPWLYPF from the coding sequence TTGAATAGCGAACTTCTCTGGGTCTTATCTCTGTTGCTGATCGCCGTTGTGTTGTTTACCACCAATAAATTACGTATGGATGTTGTTGCTTTATTGGTCATTATCGCATTTGTTTTGAGCGGAACGCTGACGTTGCCTCAGGCGCTGGTGGGTTTTAGCGATCCGAATGTAATTCTGATTGCTGCGCTGTTTGTTATTGGTGAAGGTTTGGTGCGTACCGGCGTTGCCTATCAGGTGGGAGACTGGTTGGTACGGGCCGCAGGCAGCAGTGAACTCAAAATGCTGTTATTGCTGATGGTGACTGTTGCCATATTGGGTGCATTTATGAGCTCAACTGGCGTGGTGGCTATTTTTATTCCTGTTGTGCTGAATGTCTCTGCACGAATGAAAACGTCGCCGGGCAGATTGATGATGCCGTTAAGCTTCGCCGGGCTTATCAGCGGAATGATGACGCTGGTGGCGACGCCGCCCAATATGGTCGTCAGCAGCGAGCTTATACGTGAAGGCATTGAGGGGTTCAGTTTTTTCAGCGTGACACCAATAGGCATGGTGGTGCTGTTGATTGGCGTTGCCTACATGACGGCGGCGCGCTATTGGCTCAGCAGCGCTGAAACGGAAGCCTCGAAAGATGTCTGGAAAAGGAAAACGTTTCGCGACCTGATACGAGATTACAAGCTGACGGGCAGGGCGCGGCGTTTGGCCATTCTCCCCGGTTCACCTTTGATTGGTCATCGCCTCGACGATCTTCGTCTGCGTCAGCGCTATGGCGCGAATATCGTCGGGATTGAACGCTGGCGAAAATTCCGTCGTGTGATGGTCAGCGTGGCGGGCAATACCGAGCTTTGTTTGAATGATGTTCTGCTGATTGATATGTCAGCGTCGGAAGTTGATCTGCGTGAGTTCTGTACTTCACAGCGTCTGGAACCCATGGTACTGCGCGGGGAGTATTTTTCAGAACAGGCGCGAGATGTCGGCATGGCGGAAGTGTCGCTGATTCCCGATTCCGAACTGTTGGGAAAAACGCTCTATGAGGTAGGATTCCGCAGCCGCTATGGGTTAAGCGTGGTCGGCATTCGCCGCAATGGTGAGGCGATGGAAGGGGTTTTGGCGGATGAGAAACTTCAGCTCGGCGATATTCTGCTGGTCATTGGCGACTGGCGAATGATCCGGCAGTTGCATACGCAGAAAAACAATTTTCTGTTGCTGAATTTGCCTGCGGAAGTGGACGCTGTCACGCCAGCGCTCAGCCAGGCTCCCCATGCGTTATTCTGTCTGGCGTTAATGGTCGCCATGATGCTGACGGATGAAATTCCCAATGCGATCGCCGCGTTGATCGCCTGTTTATTGATGGGCAAATTTCGCTGCATTGATATGGAAGGGGCTTACCGGGCGATTCACTGGCCAAGCATTATCCTGATTGTGGGGATGATGCCGTTTGCGCTCGCCTTGCAGCAAACAGGCGGCGTGACATTGATTGTCAATGCGTTAATGGATGTCGCCGGGGGGGCCGGGCCTCATGTCATGCTGGTTTGTATATTCGTGTTATGCGCGGTTATCGGGCTGTTTATCTCAAATACAGCAACCGCGGTGTTAATGGCGCCGATTGCGATAGCCGCGGCAAAGCAAATGGGCGTATCACCTTATCCCTTCGCCATGATCATTGCCATTGCCGCTTCCGCAGCGTTCATGACACCCGTTTCATCACCAGTGAATACGCTGGTGTTAGTCGCGGGGGGATATAAGTTCAGCGACTTTATCCGAATCGGTGTGCCATTCACCCTGCTGGTGATGGTCGTCAGCGTAATGATGGTGCCGTGGCTGTACCCTTTCTGA
- a CDS encoding sugar phosphatase, protein MECKGFLFDLDGTLVASLPAVERAWINWAKVHDIDPQDVLNFIHGKQAITSLRHFLQGQSEETIQQEFYALEEIEAADTRGVVAMPGAKALLARLDELNIPWAIVTSGTVPIASARHRAAGLSAPQAFITAEQVVQGKPHPDAYLLGAQQLGLKPADCVVVEDAPAGVLSGLAAGCQVIAVNAASDMPKRDQVDLVLDSLDQIRIEKSGNGVTVIYGQ, encoded by the coding sequence GTGGAGTGTAAAGGTTTTCTCTTTGACCTTGATGGTACGCTGGTTGCGTCATTACCCGCCGTTGAACGCGCCTGGATTAACTGGGCAAAAGTACACGATATCGATCCACAGGACGTTCTGAATTTTATTCACGGTAAGCAGGCGATCACTTCCCTGCGTCATTTCCTCCAGGGACAAAGCGAGGAGACGATCCAGCAAGAGTTTTATGCGCTGGAGGAAATCGAAGCGGCGGATACGCGGGGCGTTGTCGCTATGCCGGGAGCGAAAGCCCTGTTAGCGCGGCTGGATGAGTTGAATATCCCCTGGGCCATTGTCACGTCGGGCACGGTTCCCATTGCCAGCGCGCGTCATCGGGCCGCTGGATTGTCCGCGCCGCAAGCCTTTATTACCGCAGAACAGGTTGTTCAGGGTAAACCACATCCTGACGCTTACTTGCTCGGCGCGCAGCAACTGGGACTGAAACCGGCTGATTGTGTGGTGGTCGAAGATGCGCCGGCGGGCGTATTGTCCGGGTTAGCGGCAGGGTGTCAGGTTATTGCGGTCAACGCGGCGTCCGATATGCCGAAACGGGATCAGGTCGACCTGGTTTTAGATTCGCTGGATCAGATTCGGATTGAGAAATCCGGTAATGGCGTCACCGTCATTTATGGTCAATGA
- a CDS encoding YfbU family protein, whose amino-acid sequence MEMTNAQRLILSNQYKMMTMLDPENAERYGRLQTIIERGYGLQMRELDREFGELSEEVCRTIINIMEMHHALQVSWDNLKHKQDLDQRRLAFLGFDAATEARYLGFVRFMVHVEGRYPHFDSGTHGFNAQTKMWDKYDRMLATWQSCPRQYHLSAVEIAQIINA is encoded by the coding sequence ATGGAAATGACAAACGCCCAGAGATTGATCCTTTCGAATCAATATAAAATGATGACCATGCTTGATCCGGAAAACGCTGAACGTTATGGCCGGCTGCAAACCATTATTGAGCGGGGCTATGGTTTGCAGATGCGCGAATTGGATCGTGAGTTTGGTGAACTGAGCGAAGAAGTATGCCGCACAATTATCAATATTATGGAAATGCACCACGCTTTACAGGTGTCATGGGACAACCTGAAACATAAACAGGATTTGGACCAACGCCGCCTGGCCTTTCTGGGGTTTGATGCGGCGACGGAAGCACGCTATCTGGGCTTTGTCCGTTTTATGGTGCATGTGGAAGGGCGCTATCCGCATTTTGACTCTGGTACGCATGGTTTTAATGCGCAGACTAAAATGTGGGACAAATACGACCGCATGCTGGCGACCTGGCAGTCTTGTCCACGCCAGTATCATTTGAGTGCGGTTGAAATCGCACAAATTATCAACGCCTGA
- the yfbV gene encoding terminus macrodomain insulation protein YfbV, translating to MATKPSGRISWLQLLQRGQHYMKTWPADKRLAPVFPENRVARATRFAVRFMPPLAVFSLTWQIALGGQLGPAIATALFACSLPMQGLWWLGRRSVTPLPLTLLNWFHDIRHKLLESGLALAPLEEAPTYQSLADVLKRAFSQLDKTFLDDL from the coding sequence ATGGCAACGAAGCCGAGCGGTAGAATCAGTTGGCTACAGTTACTCCAACGTGGGCAGCACTACATGAAAACGTGGCCTGCCGATAAACGTCTAGCTCCAGTTTTTCCTGAAAATCGAGTGGCGCGCGCCACTCGATTTGCCGTTCGTTTTATGCCGCCGCTGGCGGTGTTTAGCCTGACCTGGCAAATAGCGCTCGGGGGACAGTTAGGCCCCGCCATCGCCACCGCGTTGTTTGCCTGTAGCTTACCGATGCAGGGGCTGTGGTGGCTGGGACGCCGTTCTGTGACACCGCTGCCGCTTACGCTATTGAACTGGTTTCATGATATCCGTCATAAGCTGCTTGAGTCTGGTTTGGCGCTGGCTCCGCTGGAAGAAGCCCCGACCTACCAGTCGTTGGCCGATGTGCTAAAGCGTGCGTTTAGTCAGCTCGATAAAACGTTTTTGGACGATCTGTGA
- the ackA gene encoding acetate kinase, with protein MSSKLVLVLNCGSSSLKFAIIDAVNGEEYLSGLAECFNLPEARIKWKMDGGKQEAELGAGAAHSEALNFIVSNILAQKPELSAQLVAIGHRIVHGGEKFTQSAIINDDVLQGIKDSIPFAPLHNPAHLIGIEEALKSFPSLADKNVAVFDTAFHQTMPEESYLYALPYKLYKDHHIRRYGAHGTSHYYVTQEAAKVLNKSVDELNVITCHLGNGGSVTAVRNGKCVDTSMGLTPLEGLVMGTRSGDIDPAIVFHLHDSLGMSVDAINKLLTKESGLLGLTEVTSDCRYVEENYATKEDAKRAMDVYCHRLAKYVGSYSALMEGRLDAVIFTGGIGENAAMVRDLTLKKLGLLGFDVDHERNLAARFGKGGNIAKDGTRPALVIPTNEELVIAQDALRLTA; from the coding sequence ATGTCGAGTAAGTTAGTACTGGTTCTTAACTGTGGTAGTTCATCCCTGAAGTTTGCCATCATTGATGCTGTTAACGGGGAAGAATACCTATCCGGTTTAGCCGAATGTTTCAACCTTCCTGAAGCCCGTATCAAGTGGAAAATGGACGGCGGCAAACAAGAAGCCGAATTGGGTGCCGGCGCAGCTCACAGCGAAGCGCTGAACTTCATCGTCAGCAACATTCTGGCTCAAAAACCAGAACTGTCTGCTCAGTTGGTTGCTATCGGCCACCGTATCGTTCACGGCGGTGAGAAATTCACACAGTCCGCCATCATCAACGACGATGTGCTTCAGGGTATCAAAGATTCCATACCTTTTGCACCTCTGCATAACCCGGCTCACCTGATCGGCATAGAAGAAGCGCTGAAATCCTTCCCGAGCCTGGCTGATAAGAACGTGGCTGTCTTCGACACCGCTTTCCACCAGACCATGCCGGAAGAGTCCTATCTATACGCCCTGCCGTACAAACTGTATAAAGATCACCACATTCGTCGTTACGGCGCACATGGCACCAGCCACTACTATGTGACTCAGGAAGCGGCCAAAGTCCTGAATAAGTCGGTCGATGAACTGAACGTCATTACCTGTCATCTGGGCAACGGCGGTTCTGTTACTGCCGTCCGTAACGGCAAATGTGTTGACACCTCAATGGGTCTGACTCCGCTGGAAGGTCTGGTGATGGGTACGCGCAGCGGCGATATCGATCCGGCGATCGTTTTCCACCTGCATGACTCACTGGGCATGAGCGTGGACGCCATCAATAAGCTGCTGACCAAAGAGTCCGGTCTGTTGGGTCTGACTGAAGTCACCAGCGACTGCCGCTATGTTGAAGAGAACTATGCGACTAAAGAAGACGCCAAACGTGCAATGGATGTTTATTGCCACCGCCTGGCTAAATACGTCGGTTCTTACAGCGCCCTGATGGAAGGACGTCTGGATGCGGTTATCTTCACCGGCGGAATTGGTGAAAACGCGGCGATGGTACGTGATCTGACGCTGAAAAAACTGGGCCTACTGGGTTTTGACGTCGACCACGAACGCAACCTGGCCGCACGTTTCGGCAAAGGCGGCAACATCGCCAAAGACGGCACCCGTCCGGCGCTAGTCATTCCGACCAATGAAGAATTGGTTATCGCCCAAGACGCCCTCCGTCTGACCGCGTAA
- the pta gene encoding phosphate acetyltransferase, whose amino-acid sequence MSRTIMLIPTGTSVGLTSVSLGVIRSMEQKGVRLSVFKPIAQPRAGDNSPDQTTTIIRANSSINAAEPLQISHVEALLSSNQQDILMEDIIARYHENTKDAEVVLVEGLVPTRKHQFANALNYEIAKTLNAEIVFVLSLGNDSAAQLKERIELARSSFGGSKNKSITGVIINKLNAPVDEQGRTRPDLSEIFDDSTKASVANIDPKQLFANSPLPILGCIPWSFDLIATRAIDMAKHLNARIINNGDIQTRRVKSVTFCARSIPHMLEHFRPGSLLVTSADRPDVLVAACLAAMNGVEIGALLLTGGYEMDPSVSKLCERAFQTGLPVFMVKTNTWQTSLSLQSFNLEVPADDHQRVEKVQEYVARHIDTQWIDSLSAESERSRRLSPPAFRYQLTELARKAGKRIVLPEGDEPRTVKAASICAERGIAHCVLLGNPEEIQRVAAAQGVELGKGIEIIDPVAVRERYVPRLVELRKSKGMTEVVAREQLEDNVVLGTLMLEQGEVDGLVSGAVHTTANTIRPPLQLIKTAPGSSLVSSVFFMLLPEQVLVYGDCAINPDPTAEQLAEIAIQSADSATAFGIDPRVAMISYSTGNSGAGSDVEKVREATRIAQEKRPDLIIDGPLQYDAAIMADVAKSKAPNSPVAGKATVFIFPDLNTGNTTYKAVQRSADLISIGPMLQGMRKPVNDLSRGALVDDIVYTVALTAIQATQL is encoded by the coding sequence GTGTCCCGTACAATCATGTTGATCCCTACCGGCACCAGCGTTGGTCTGACTAGCGTCAGCCTGGGTGTCATCCGCTCCATGGAACAAAAAGGCGTGCGCCTGAGCGTGTTCAAACCGATCGCCCAGCCCCGCGCCGGCGACAACTCGCCAGACCAGACCACCACCATCATTCGCGCCAACTCCTCCATCAATGCGGCAGAACCGTTACAGATAAGCCATGTTGAAGCGCTGCTGAGCTCCAACCAGCAGGACATCCTGATGGAAGACATTATCGCCCGCTACCATGAAAATACCAAAGATGCGGAAGTGGTGCTGGTCGAAGGTCTGGTTCCAACTCGTAAACATCAGTTCGCTAACGCGCTGAACTACGAAATCGCCAAAACCCTGAACGCGGAAATCGTCTTCGTACTGTCGCTCGGCAACGACTCGGCGGCACAGTTGAAAGAGCGTATCGAACTGGCACGTTCCAGCTTCGGCGGCAGCAAAAATAAAAGCATCACCGGCGTGATTATCAACAAATTGAATGCCCCGGTAGATGAGCAGGGGCGAACTCGTCCCGACCTGTCTGAAATTTTCGATGATTCCACCAAGGCCAGCGTTGCCAATATCGATCCGAAACAGCTGTTTGCCAACAGTCCATTGCCGATACTGGGCTGTATTCCGTGGAGCTTTGACCTGATCGCCACTCGTGCAATCGATATGGCGAAACACCTGAATGCCCGTATTATCAACAACGGGGATATTCAGACCCGCCGCGTTAAATCCGTGACGTTTTGCGCACGCAGCATTCCTCACATGCTGGAACATTTCCGTCCGGGCTCACTGCTGGTTACCTCCGCAGACCGCCCTGACGTGCTGGTTGCCGCTTGTCTGGCAGCAATGAACGGCGTGGAAATCGGTGCTCTGCTGCTGACCGGCGGCTATGAAATGGACCCTAGCGTCAGCAAACTTTGTGAACGCGCTTTCCAGACCGGCCTGCCTGTCTTTATGGTCAAAACCAACACCTGGCAAACTTCGCTCAGCCTGCAAAGTTTCAACCTTGAAGTGCCGGCCGACGATCATCAGCGCGTGGAAAAAGTTCAGGAATACGTGGCGCGCCACATTGATACCCAGTGGATCGATTCACTGAGTGCCGAATCTGAGCGTTCACGCCGCCTGTCGCCGCCAGCGTTCCGCTATCAGTTAACCGAACTGGCACGTAAGGCCGGTAAACGCATCGTTCTGCCTGAGGGTGATGAACCACGTACCGTCAAAGCCGCGTCCATCTGTGCTGAACGAGGTATCGCGCATTGCGTACTGTTGGGTAACCCGGAAGAAATCCAGCGTGTCGCCGCCGCTCAAGGCGTAGAATTGGGTAAAGGTATCGAGATCATCGATCCGGTTGCCGTTCGTGAACGCTATGTCCCACGTCTGGTCGAACTGCGTAAAAGCAAAGGTATGACCGAAGTCGTTGCGCGTGAGCAGTTGGAAGACAACGTCGTTCTGGGTACGCTGATGCTGGAACAAGGCGAAGTTGACGGTCTGGTTTCCGGTGCGGTTCACACCACAGCCAATACCATCCGTCCGCCGTTGCAGTTGATTAAAACTGCGCCGGGCAGTTCTCTGGTATCTTCCGTGTTCTTCATGCTGCTGCCTGAGCAGGTTCTGGTTTACGGCGACTGCGCCATCAATCCAGATCCCACGGCTGAACAGTTAGCTGAAATCGCGATCCAATCCGCCGATTCCGCTACCGCTTTCGGTATCGATCCGCGCGTTGCCATGATTTCCTACTCTACAGGTAACTCCGGCGCCGGTAGCGATGTGGAAAAAGTTCGTGAAGCAACCCGTATTGCTCAGGAAAAACGCCCTGACCTGATTATCGACGGCCCGTTGCAGTATGACGCGGCTATCATGGCGGACGTTGCAAAATCCAAAGCGCCGAACTCGCCGGTTGCAGGTAAAGCAACCGTGTTCATTTTCCCCGATCTGAACACTGGCAACACCACCTACAAAGCGGTACAGCGTTCAGCAGATCTGATCTCCATCGGACCGATGTTGCAAGGTATGCGCAAACCGGTTAACGACCTGTCGCGCGGCGCACTGGTGGACGATATCGTTTACACCGTTGCCCTGACTGCGATCCAGGCGACTCAGCTTTAA